A window of the Natrinema salifodinae genome harbors these coding sequences:
- a CDS encoding ABC transporter ATP-binding protein encodes MAMLDVRDLDAGYGDLQILHGIDLEVAEDEYVVIVGPNGAGKSTAMKSVFGLTTYMGGTVEFKRADITGRSPDEIIHEGIGYVPQNDNVFPSLTVRENLEMGAYILDEVPEAALESVFDQFPVLRERQDQKAGSMSGGQQQMVAMGRALMLDPDLLLLDEPSAGLAPDLVDEMFDHVDAINANGTAVLVVEQNAKEALRRCDRGYVLVQGSNRYEDAGEALLNDDEVRQQFLGG; translated from the coding sequence ATGGCGATGCTCGACGTCAGGGACCTCGACGCCGGCTACGGAGACCTGCAGATCCTGCACGGTATCGATCTCGAGGTGGCCGAAGACGAGTACGTGGTCATCGTCGGCCCCAACGGCGCCGGGAAGTCGACGGCCATGAAATCCGTCTTCGGACTGACGACGTACATGGGGGGCACGGTCGAGTTCAAGCGGGCGGACATCACCGGCCGCTCGCCCGACGAGATCATCCACGAGGGAATCGGCTACGTTCCCCAGAACGACAACGTCTTCCCGTCGCTGACGGTCCGCGAGAACCTCGAGATGGGCGCGTACATCCTCGACGAGGTGCCGGAGGCGGCGCTCGAGAGCGTGTTCGATCAGTTCCCCGTGCTACGCGAGCGACAGGATCAGAAGGCGGGCTCGATGAGCGGCGGCCAACAGCAGATGGTCGCGATGGGGCGCGCGCTGATGCTCGATCCCGACCTGTTGTTGCTCGACGAACCCAGCGCGGGTTTGGCCCCCGACCTCGTCGACGAGATGTTCGACCACGTCGACGCGATCAACGCCAACGGTACCGCCGTCCTGGTCGTCGAACAAAACGCGAAGGAGGCCTTGCGCCGCTGCGACCGGGGCTACGTCCTCGTTCAGGGCTCGAACCGATACGAGGACGCCGGCGAGGCCCTGCTGAACGACGACGAGGTCCGCCAGCAGTTCCTCGGCGGGTAG
- a CDS encoding ABC transporter ATP-binding protein has protein sequence MDDVELAVDGLVKRFGGITAVDGATFAVESGSMTGLIGPNGAGKSTTFNCITGIHEPDAGTVTFQGEDITGIRPYYCAEYGLVRTFQIAREMANMTVLENLMLPAKRQRGEALWRSVLPVARRDVVREERELLERVWGTLEFFEIQHLAEEKAGTLSGGQRKLLELARALMTDPEMLLLDEPFAGVNPTLEKKLLEHVHDLREEGYTFLIVEHDMDLIMENCERVIVMHQGSVLAEGTPGAITSNERVIEAYLGGEV, from the coding sequence ATGGACGACGTCGAACTGGCCGTCGACGGCCTGGTCAAGCGCTTCGGCGGGATCACGGCCGTCGACGGCGCGACGTTCGCGGTCGAGTCGGGGTCGATGACCGGACTGATCGGTCCCAACGGCGCCGGGAAGTCGACGACGTTCAACTGCATCACGGGGATCCACGAACCAGACGCCGGGACGGTGACGTTCCAGGGAGAGGACATCACCGGCATCAGGCCCTACTACTGTGCCGAGTACGGTCTCGTTCGGACGTTCCAGATCGCTCGGGAGATGGCGAACATGACAGTCCTCGAGAATCTGATGCTGCCGGCGAAACGCCAGCGGGGCGAAGCGCTCTGGCGATCGGTGCTGCCGGTCGCCCGCCGGGACGTCGTCCGGGAGGAGCGCGAGCTCCTGGAACGCGTGTGGGGTACCCTCGAATTTTTCGAGATTCAGCACCTCGCGGAGGAGAAAGCGGGGACACTCTCGGGCGGCCAGCGAAAACTACTCGAGTTGGCGCGCGCGTTGATGACCGATCCGGAGATGCTCCTGCTCGACGAGCCGTTCGCGGGTGTCAACCCCACGCTCGAGAAGAAGCTGCTCGAACACGTCCACGACCTCCGCGAGGAGGGGTACACGTTTCTGATCGTCGAACACGACATGGATCTCATCATGGAGAACTGCGAGCGGGTCATCGTCATGCACCAGGGGTCGGTCCTGGCCGAGGGGACGCCCGGCGCGATCACCTCGAACGAGCGGGTCATCGAAGCCTATCTCGGAGGTGAGGTCTGA
- a CDS encoding branched-chain amino acid ABC transporter permease translates to MSVNATDTRARLEALWERDAVKILVAFAAIYLVYAAIGLALGYSLDGIVNTLRRMTYLIAVYGMVTLALNLHWGYTGLFNIGVAGFMAIGLYVTMMLAKPVDPTGAAQYPGLGLPMPIAIAGGVAAAGLAGLVVAIPALRLRADYFAITTIAFAEIVRLGLTSGAAQRFSVLGAELGTGGGRGLTRNYGDPMNVIFELEVFSSFVDLTNDLFGFGPTQARSLAYSIVLVLVLIGFYWLIQRTSRSPFGRVLKAIREDEEAAQSLGKNTNRFKIKVFVLGCALMGLAGILWRFRRTGVTPTAFRPHVTFYIWIALIIGGAGSNTGSVLGSGLFVAVLFEGPRYVRRLIEEVITVGDAPNTFAGAVAPLLSANPAPLLRYTFDEFLTLQFVLMGVALVLLMHRRSDGLLGHREEAAAAIPLTDRPVAEAGGETPAGPGTDSDRGGDTQ, encoded by the coding sequence ATGAGCGTGAACGCGACGGACACACGGGCTCGACTGGAAGCGCTCTGGGAACGGGACGCCGTGAAGATCCTCGTAGCCTTCGCGGCGATCTATCTCGTCTACGCGGCGATCGGACTCGCGCTCGGCTACTCCCTCGACGGGATCGTCAACACCTTGCGGCGGATGACCTACCTGATCGCCGTCTACGGCATGGTCACGCTGGCGCTGAACCTCCACTGGGGGTACACCGGTCTGTTCAACATCGGCGTCGCGGGGTTCATGGCGATCGGCCTGTACGTGACGATGATGCTGGCGAAACCGGTCGATCCGACCGGCGCCGCGCAGTACCCGGGGCTCGGGCTCCCGATGCCGATCGCGATCGCCGGGGGCGTCGCCGCCGCCGGCCTGGCGGGCCTGGTCGTCGCGATCCCCGCGTTGCGCCTTCGGGCCGACTACTTCGCGATCACGACGATCGCGTTCGCGGAGATCGTCCGGTTGGGGCTCACCTCGGGCGCGGCCCAGCGGTTCTCCGTCCTCGGGGCCGAACTGGGGACCGGCGGCGGTCGCGGTCTCACTCGAAACTACGGCGATCCGATGAACGTCATCTTCGAGCTCGAGGTGTTCTCCTCGTTCGTCGACCTCACGAACGACCTGTTCGGCTTCGGGCCGACGCAGGCGCGGTCGCTGGCCTATTCGATCGTGCTCGTACTCGTCCTGATCGGGTTCTATTGGCTCATCCAGCGGACCAGTCGATCGCCGTTCGGACGCGTCCTCAAAGCGATCCGCGAGGACGAGGAGGCCGCCCAATCGCTCGGGAAGAACACGAATCGATTCAAGATCAAGGTGTTCGTGCTCGGCTGTGCTCTGATGGGCCTGGCCGGCATCCTCTGGCGGTTCCGCCGCACCGGCGTGACGCCGACGGCGTTCCGACCGCACGTCACGTTCTACATCTGGATCGCACTGATAATCGGTGGCGCCGGTTCGAACACCGGCAGCGTCCTCGGCTCTGGGCTCTTCGTCGCGGTGCTGTTCGAGGGGCCACGCTACGTGCGCCGTCTGATCGAGGAGGTCATCACGGTCGGCGACGCGCCGAACACGTTCGCCGGCGCCGTGGCGCCGCTGCTCTCGGCGAACCCGGCGCCGCTCCTGCGGTACACCTTCGACGAGTTCCTGACGCTGCAGTTCGTGCTGATGGGCGTCGCGCTCGTCCTCCTCATGCATCGGCGGTCCGACGGGCTGCTCGGCCATCGGGAGGAGGCGGCGGCAGCGATCCCCCTGACGGATCGACCCGTCGCCGAGGCCGGAGGCGAGACCCCAGCCGGACCTGGAACCGATTCCGATCGCGGAGGTGATACCCAGTGA
- a CDS encoding branched-chain amino acid ABC transporter permease: protein MSTVDEAVNRGRSLSSEQLLLLVVGIGAVALLGDLILGLANGTYSLSRVARYVTEGILYGLIIGLAGIGLSMTYSILNFANFAHGDYVTTGAFFGWGVTYLVAGWGVASVGPLVLVAPQREVSGAQLDIAITATPIAVLAGLLVAGVATALFVLLIDRFAFKPVRGSGGIPLLITSIGVAFALRYVLVFVYSSSTRGTTASVPSVDFLLVDGYVSIGAHDATLIVAAVALMLGVHFLLQRTKLGKAMRAMSDNRDLALVTGIPTERVIRWTWLIGGGLAGTAGYLMVLWTGTIDWQFGWLLLLLIFAAVILGGIGSIYGAIFGGLVIGVGMHMSMIWLPGGDFTTITAFLLMILVLLIRPSGLFGGKTTA, encoded by the coding sequence ATGTCTACAGTAGATGAGGCGGTCAATCGGGGTCGAAGTCTCTCGTCCGAGCAGCTCCTGTTACTGGTCGTGGGGATCGGTGCTGTGGCGTTGCTGGGGGACCTGATTCTCGGTCTCGCAAACGGAACGTACAGTCTCTCACGTGTCGCTCGATACGTGACGGAAGGAATCCTCTACGGGCTGATCATCGGGCTCGCTGGGATCGGGCTCTCGATGACCTACAGCATCCTCAACTTCGCGAACTTCGCTCACGGAGACTACGTGACGACGGGTGCGTTTTTCGGGTGGGGAGTCACGTACCTCGTCGCTGGCTGGGGTGTCGCGAGCGTCGGTCCGCTCGTCCTCGTCGCGCCTCAGCGCGAGGTTTCCGGAGCACAACTCGACATCGCGATCACCGCGACGCCGATCGCCGTCCTCGCCGGCCTGCTCGTGGCCGGCGTCGCGACGGCGCTTTTCGTGTTGCTGATCGACCGCTTCGCTTTCAAACCGGTCCGAGGATCGGGCGGTATTCCGCTGCTGATCACGAGCATCGGCGTGGCGTTCGCACTTCGCTACGTCCTCGTGTTCGTCTACTCGAGCAGCACGCGCGGCACGACCGCGAGCGTACCATCCGTCGATTTCCTGCTGGTCGACGGCTACGTGTCGATCGGCGCCCACGACGCGACGTTGATCGTCGCCGCGGTTGCACTGATGCTCGGCGTTCACTTCTTGCTCCAGCGGACGAAACTCGGGAAAGCGATGCGAGCGATGTCGGACAACCGAGACCTGGCCCTCGTCACCGGCATCCCGACCGAACGGGTGATCCGGTGGACCTGGCTGATCGGCGGCGGCCTCGCCGGTACCGCGGGCTATCTCATGGTGCTGTGGACGGGCACGATCGACTGGCAGTTCGGGTGGTTGCTGCTGTTGCTGATCTTCGCGGCGGTGATCCTCGGCGGGATCGGCTCGATCTACGGGGCCATCTTCGGCGGCCTGGTCATCGGCGTCGGCATGCACATGTCGATGATCTGGCTCCCCGGCGGTGACTTCACGACGATCACCGCGTTCCTGCTGATGATCCTCGTCCTGCTAATCAGACCGTCTGGACTCTTCGGAGGGAAGACGACGGCATGA